The sequence below is a genomic window from Thiomonas intermedia.
TGCAGGCCTGCGCCGTCGCCGTGCATACCGACGCCGCGCTCGGCCCTCAGCTCGTCGGCTATGTCGTCGCACAGGGCGGTGCGCCGCTCGATCTCGGCGCAGTGCGCCGCGCGCTCGCCGCCCGGCTGCCCGATTACATGACCCCCGCGCACCTGATCGCGCTCGCGCGTCTGCCCGTCACCCTCAACGGCAAGCTCGATCGCAAGGCCCTGCCCGCGCCCACGCGAGCAGCCAAGACCGGCGCCGCGGCCTCCGCCCCATCGACCGGGCTGGCGCCAGACGTCGCGGCCATCTTTGCCGACGTGCTCGGTCTGGATCACGTCGGCCCGTCGGACAACTTCTTCGAAATCGGCGGCAATTCCCTGCTGGTCCTGCGAGCGCTTGCCGCCCTGCGCCAGCGTGGGCATGGCGAACTCAGCGTGGCCGCATTTTTTGGCGATCCAACGCCACGCGGCATCGCCGCGCACCTCGGCGGCCAGGTCGGCATCGCGGCCCACCGCCTCACCGCCGCCCACCGCGGCGAACACCCTGGCGACGGTCTGCGCGACGAGCCCATCGCCCTCATCGGCATGGCCGGCCGCTTCCCCGGCGCTCCCTCGGTGGAGGCCTTCTGGAGCCTGCTCACCGAAGGCCGCGAAGGCATCCGCTTCTTCCGCCCCGACGAGCTCGACCCCGCCATCCCTGCCGCCTTGCGCGCCGACCCGGCCTATGTGGCCGCGCGCGGCGTGCTGCAGGGCGTGGCCGATTTCGACGCCGCCTTCTTTGGCATCAGCCCGCTCGAAGCCGAGTTGATGGACCCGCAGCAGCGCGTGTTCCTCGAGCTGTGCTGGGAGTGCATGGAACGCGCGGGACATGTGCCGGGCCAGACCGCCACGCCCGTGGGCGTGTTTGCCGGCATGTACAACGCCACCTATTTCCAGCGCCATGTCAGCGCCCATCCCGACCGGGTCCAGCGCCTGGGCGAGTTCCAGGTCATGCTGGCGAACGAGAAAGACTACATCGCCAGCCGCACCGCCAACCGCCTCGACCTCACCGGCCCGGCGGTCAGCGTGCACACCGCCTGCTCGACCTCGCTGGTCGCCATCGGCCAGGCCGTGGACAGCCTGCGCAGCGGCCAGTGTGGCATGGCCCTGGCCGGCGGCGCTTCCATCAACTGCCCACCCGACAACGGCTATCTCTACCAGGAAGGCGCGATGCTCTCGCCCGACGGCCACACCCGCACCTTCGACGCGCAGGCGCAAGGCACGGTGTTCTCCGACGGCGCCGCCGTGGTGCTGCTCAAGCCCCTGAGCGCGGCCCTGGCTGATGGCGACACCATCCACGCCCTGATCCGCAGCGTCGCCATCAACAACGACGGCGGCGGCAAGGCCAGCTTCACCGCGCCCAGCGTGGACGGGCAGTCGGCCGTGGTCGCCGCCGCGCTTGCGGCGGCCGGCGTCGAACCCCACGACATCAGCTACGTCGAGGCCCACGGCACCGCCACGCCGCTGGGCGATCCGGTGGAAGTGCAGGCGCTCACCCGTGCCTATCGAGACGCCGCCCCCCGAGACGCCGCCCCCCGAGACGCCGCCCCCCGAAGCGCCGATACCCGGCGCCCGTTCTGCCGCATCGGCTCGGCCAAGAGCAATATCGGCCACACCGTCATCGCCGCCGGGGCCACCGGGGTCATCAAGACGGCGCTGGCCCTGCAGCACGAGCGCATTCCGCCCACCCTGCATTTCACCGCGCCCAATCCCAAGCTCGATCTGCAGCACACCCCCTTCATCGTCAACGACACCCTCACGCCCTGGCCGCGCACCGCACAGCCGCGACGGGCCGGGGTCAGCAGCTTCGGCGTGGGTGGCACCAACGCCCACGCCATTCTGGAAGAAGCACCGCTGCGCGCGCCCAGCAGCCCGGCGCAAGGGCCGTTCATCCTGCGTCTGTCGGCCCGCAGCGAGAGCGCGCTGGCCGCGTCCGCCGAGCAGCTGGCCACGCACTTCACGTCCCAGCCCGACACCCCGCTGGGCGATTGCGCCTACACCCTGCGCATCGGCCGAAAAGTCTTCCCCCAGCGCCTGAGCGTGGTGGCCGATGACGCGGCAGGCGCCATCCTGGCCCTGCGCGACACTCAAGCACCAATGCGCGCACAACGCCGCGCCCCCGCCGATCCGCCGCCGCTCGCCCTGCTCTTCCCCGGCCAGGGCGCGCAATACGCTGGCATGGGCAGCGGCCTCTACGCCGCGCTGCCCGAGTTCCGCGACGCGCTCGACGCCGCGCTTGCGGCGTTTGCGCCCCATACCGCTTTCGACCTCAAGGCCCTGCTGTTCGGCGACGACGCCGCCGCGCTGCAGCCCACCGCCGTCACCCAGCCCGCGACCTTCTGCGTCGAATACGCCCTGGCGCAATGGTGGTTGCAGCGCGGTTTGCAGCCCAGCGTGCTCATCGGTCACTCGGTGGGTGAGTTCGTCGCCGCCGTGCTGGCCGGGGTGTTCTCGCTCGAAGACGCCGCCGCCCTGGTGGCCTTGCGCGGCCAGCTCATGCAGGCCCAGCCGCCGGGCGCCATGCTATCGGTGCGGCTCTCGGCCAGCGCGCTGCAGCCCTATCTCAACGACGAGCTCGACCTCGCCGGCGAAAACGGCCCGCAGGCCAGCGTGGTGGCCGGTTCGTTCGAGGCCATCGGCCGCCTGCAGGCCCGGCTCGACGCCGACGGCCTCGTCAGCCGCCCGCTGCAAACCTCGCACGCCTTCCATTCCGCCATGATGGACGCCGCCATCGCGCCCTTCGAGGCCGCGGTGCGGCGCGTCGCGCGCCACGCCCCGCAGCGCACGCTAATCTCAACCCGCACCGGCCAGGTGCTCAGCGCCGAGCAGGCCACCGACCCCGTTTACTGGGCAAGACATCTGCGCGAAACCGTGCGTTTCTCCAGCGCGGTGCAGACGGCGCTGGGCGCGCAGCCCGGTCTGGTCGGCATTGAGTGCGGGCCGCGCGGCTCGCTCAGCCCCCTGGTGCGCCAACACACCCGCGCAGGCCAGCCCGCGCCCATCGCCCTGCCCAGCCTGCACGACGCGGCGGCCGTTGAGTTGCGCCAGCTCGCCAGCGCGGTGGGCCAGCTCTGGACGCTGGGACACGACATCCCCTGGTTCGATGCCGCCGAGAAACGCCAGCGCACCCTCCTGCCCACCTACTCCTTCGAGCGCAAGCGCTACTGGCTGGACGCCGCCGTGGCGCCATCGGTCAATCCACAACCCGCCGGCGCGCAAGCCGCCCCCCAACCCATCGCCTTCCAGCCCGCCGCAGCGCTTGCCCGCGCTGCCACCGTTGCCTCGTCTGCCGCCGCCATCGGTGCCGCCCCCTCCATCCCCCTTACGCCGACCGCCGCCATGACCCAAGCCTCCTCTCGCCTGCCGACGCTCATTTCCCGCCTCAACACCCTGTTCGAAGACAGCTCGGGGGTCGAGCTGGCCGACACCGACCCGACCGCCGCCTTCGTCGAACTCGGGCTCGATTCGCTCACCCTCACCCAGGCCGCGCTGCAGATCAAAAAAGACTTCGCCCTGCCCATCACCTTCCGCGACCTGATGGAACGCTACCGCAGCGTCGATGCCCTGGCCCGCCACATCGACAGCCAACTGCCCCCCGAGCCTGCCTCGGTTGCCTCATCGGTTGCGGCAGCCCCCCAAGCCTTGCCGCAAGCCCCGCAAACGCCACTCGCAGGAGCCTTCGCCATGACCCAGCCTGCCGCCTTCGTCCCGCAAGCCATGCCCTTCCCCCTGGCCGCGGCTGCGAACACCCCCTTCATGCAGCAGCTCATTGCCCAGCAGATGCAGCTGATGGCGCAGCAGCTCGCCCTGCTGGGCGGCGCGCCCGGCGCATTCGCCCAGCCCATCGTGGCCGACGCGCAGGCCGCACCGCAAACGCAGCAAGCCGCCGTGGTGGCTCCAGCCGCCCCAGCGGCGCCCGCGCCATCGCCAGAGGCGCCCGCCGCGGCCAGCGCCCCGCCCGCCGATGACGAAGGCCCGAACGCCAACGCCAAATACGACGTGAAAAAGGCCTTCGGCGCCATCGCCCGCATCCACACCACGCCCACCGGCGAACTCAGCGCCCGGCAGCAGGCGCGGCTCGACGCCTTCATGCGCCGCTACATCGAGCGCACCAAGGCCTCCAAGGCCTACACCGTGCGCCATCGCCCCCATCTGGCCGACCCCCGCGTGGTCAACGGCTTCCGCCCCCAGCTCAAGGAAATCATTTATCAAATCGTCATCGCCCGCTCCGCCGGTTGCCATATGTGGGATCTCGACGGCAACGAGTATGTCGACGCCCTCAGCGGCTTCGGCATGAGCCTGT
It includes:
- a CDS encoding polyketide synthase, which gives rise to MHSPSNSGSLPSRLGDFAQVVPEAQRAPFRIESETGPLSADVLIAAAAITLQRLCGAGASLRVLARPGLSFSVEATPGETAQALTERTRESLANPSDGAPHDAPADLIWLIDPAQASEAQPQEPSTLLLTHDPQRQTLALHSSGFYAASWAESLLHAVRVIAQAIERAPLQQVGQFELVDADQRADLLALNPACRAAPSAPNVPARFSLMCAQHPDAPAVRWHGGHWTYAQLDAKSRAVAAALQAQGVVPGDAVALCLDRSPAAIASVLGVLMAGAAYLPIDPKFPPERVAYMVQDAQARLALVQPDTAALFPASFQTLDPQSLLDTPSAPQPNGNVPSAPDALAYVMYTSGSTGEPKGIAIPHRAILRLVVDATFLPLDASTVMLHAAPLGFDASTLEIWGPLLNGGCCVLHDESIPTGPGIARSIARHGVRSAWLTAALFNAIVDDDPHWFNGLAHLLTGGEALSVAHVRRALEALPDTALINGYGPTECTTFTATYRIAHALPPDTLAIPIGHPIQDTHVLIRSGTGALLPRGMVGELCVGGRGVALGYLNRAELSAERFVSDPLDAGGRLYRTGDLVRWRADGALEFIGRVDGQIKIRGYRIELGEIEAALAAQPGVQACAVAVHTDAALGPQLVGYVVAQGGAPLDLGAVRRALAARLPDYMTPAHLIALARLPVTLNGKLDRKALPAPTRAAKTGAAASAPSTGLAPDVAAIFADVLGLDHVGPSDNFFEIGGNSLLVLRALAALRQRGHGELSVAAFFGDPTPRGIAAHLGGQVGIAAHRLTAAHRGEHPGDGLRDEPIALIGMAGRFPGAPSVEAFWSLLTEGREGIRFFRPDELDPAIPAALRADPAYVAARGVLQGVADFDAAFFGISPLEAELMDPQQRVFLELCWECMERAGHVPGQTATPVGVFAGMYNATYFQRHVSAHPDRVQRLGEFQVMLANEKDYIASRTANRLDLTGPAVSVHTACSTSLVAIGQAVDSLRSGQCGMALAGGASINCPPDNGYLYQEGAMLSPDGHTRTFDAQAQGTVFSDGAAVVLLKPLSAALADGDTIHALIRSVAINNDGGGKASFTAPSVDGQSAVVAAALAAAGVEPHDISYVEAHGTATPLGDPVEVQALTRAYRDAAPRDAAPRDAAPRSADTRRPFCRIGSAKSNIGHTVIAAGATGVIKTALALQHERIPPTLHFTAPNPKLDLQHTPFIVNDTLTPWPRTAQPRRAGVSSFGVGGTNAHAILEEAPLRAPSSPAQGPFILRLSARSESALAASAEQLATHFTSQPDTPLGDCAYTLRIGRKVFPQRLSVVADDAAGAILALRDTQAPMRAQRRAPADPPPLALLFPGQGAQYAGMGSGLYAALPEFRDALDAALAAFAPHTAFDLKALLFGDDAAALQPTAVTQPATFCVEYALAQWWLQRGLQPSVLIGHSVGEFVAAVLAGVFSLEDAAALVALRGQLMQAQPPGAMLSVRLSASALQPYLNDELDLAGENGPQASVVAGSFEAIGRLQARLDADGLVSRPLQTSHAFHSAMMDAAIAPFEAAVRRVARHAPQRTLISTRTGQVLSAEQATDPVYWARHLRETVRFSSAVQTALGAQPGLVGIECGPRGSLSPLVRQHTRAGQPAPIALPSLHDAAAVELRQLASAVGQLWTLGHDIPWFDAAEKRQRTLLPTYSFERKRYWLDAAVAPSVNPQPAGAQAAPQPIAFQPAAALARAATVASSAAAIGAAPSIPLTPTAAMTQASSRLPTLISRLNTLFEDSSGVELADTDPTAAFVELGLDSLTLTQAALQIKKDFALPITFRDLMERYRSVDALARHIDSQLPPEPASVASSVAAAPQALPQAPQTPLAGAFAMTQPAAFVPQAMPFPLAAAANTPFMQQLIAQQMQLMAQQLALLGGAPGAFAQPIVADAQAAPQTQQAAVVAPAAPAAPAPSPEAPAAASAPPADDEGPNANAKYDVKKAFGAIARIHTTPTGELSARQQARLDAFMRRYIERTKASKAYTVRHRPHLADPRVVNGFRPQLKEIIYQIVIARSAGCHMWDLDGNEYVDALSGFGMSLFGWQPPFIIDAVRKQLDDGYDIGPQHPLAGEVAELICELTGADRAALCNTGSEAVMGAVRVARTITGRSKIAIFAGAYHGIFDEVIVRGTKKGRSIPAAPGIMPNTSENVVVFDYGTPETLAALKERMDEFAAIVVEPVQSRRPDFQPREFLHALRELTAQAGTLLIFDEVVTGFRSHPGGIQALFDIRADLVSYGKVVGGGFPIGVIAGKRQFMDALDGGQWQYGDDSVPTVGVTYFAGTFVRHPLALAAARAVLLHLKAAGPELQHTLTTSTAAMVDELNAYCREVGAPIVLKSFSSVWKIFFTEDHPMQDLLFAMMRSRGVHILDNFPCFFTTAHTPKDIAVIKTAFKEAVAELQEADFIPRHADAPPAAFDASRPPVPGARIGKDPSGNPAWFVPNPEQPGKYLRLDA